The genomic region GACCTGGAGCCCCTTCTTTCCCGAGGTCTTCGGGAACGCCTCCAGCTCCATCCGCGCGAACGCATCGCGGAGGATCAACGCGATCTCGGCGCACTCCACGATGCTCGCCCCCTCTCCCGGGTCGAGGTCGAAGACGACGGAGGTCGGAGTGTGCACGTCGGGGCGACGGGCCAACGAGGTGTGCAGCTCGAGCGACGCGAGGTTGGAGACCCAGGCCAGGCCGGACTCGTCGTCGATGGTGCAGTGCTCGACGTCCTTACCCTTGCGGGCCCCGGGCATGGTGATGGTCTCGATCCACTCCGGGGCGTGCGACGGGCAGCGCTTCTCGAAGAACGTCTCGCCGTCGACCCCGTCCGGGTAACGCTTCATGGTCAGGGGCCGGCCGTGCAGGTGCGTGAGCAGCAGCGGCGCGATGCGGGCGTAGTAGTCGATGACGTGCGCCTTGGTGAAGCCCGCGTCCGGGTACAGGACCTTGTCGAGGTTGGACAGCGACAGCTCGCGGCCGCCGATCTCGACCACCTGCCGTTCGCTCATGCGTGGCGCTCGCTCATCAGCGCGACGGTAGCTGTCACACTCCGCCGCGTGACCACGCCGCTCACCCTCCGTTTCGTCACGTCCGCCCCGGACGTGGCCTCGTTGCCACCGACCTCCGCCGAGGTGTGCGTGGCCGGACGCTCGAACGTCGGCAAGTCCTCGCTGCTCAACGCGCTCGCGCGTTCGAAGCGTGTGGCCAAGGTGTCCTCGACACCAGGTCGCACGCGCCTGCTGAACTGCTTCGAGGTCGAGGGCGGCGGAACCGTCGTGGACCTCCCGGGCTACGGCTACGCCGCCGCCTCGAAGCAGGAGCGTGCCGCGTGGCGGCGCCGACTCGAGCACTACCTCACGGGACGGGAGGAGTTGCGGGGCGCGCTGCTACTCGTCGACGGGGAGATCGGGCCCACGCGACTGGACCTCGAGATGCTGACGTGGTTGCGGGGCGCGGGCGTCCCCTTCGACGTCGTCGCCACCAAGCACGACAAGGTCAAGCCGTCGAAGCGAGAGCGCCGCAAGCGCGACCTCGCCGGAGCCTGCGGGATCGCCCCGGCCGAGGTCTACTGGGTGAGCGCCGAGAAGGGCGTCGGCCTCGATCGCCTCCGCGGTCGCGTCCTGGAACTGCTCGCGCCCCGATGACGGAAACGCGCGTGGACGCGCGTTCCGTGCAGGGTGGCCACGCCGGACCTCGCCCCGATGACGGAAACGCGCGTGGACGCGCGTTCCGTGCAGGGTGGCCACGCCGGACCTCGCCCCGATGACGGAAACGCGCGTGGACGCGCGTTCCGTGCGGGACGCGCTACCCGGCCTTCTTCTTCTTGCTGGACCTGGCGGCGGTGCCTTCGTCCTTGGCGGCCTTCAGGCTCGCCTCGAGCGCCGACATGAGGTCGACCACGTCACCTGCCTCGCGCTCCACCTCGGGGACCGAGACGATCTCCTCGCCCTCGGCCTTGCGCTCGATCATCTCGATGACGCGCTGGCGGTACTCGTCGCGGTACTTGCTCGGCTCCCACTCGGTCGACAGCGACTCGATGAGCTGGGTCGCCATCGCCAGCTCCTTCTCGTTGACCTCGACCTCGTCCTCGGGGAGCTCGAGCTGCTCGACGGGGATGACCTCGTCGGCGTAGACCATGGTCGAGATCGCCAACGCCCCGTCGACGGGGCGGATCGCGGCGAGGTACTGCTTGGTGCGCAGGACGAACCGCGCTACGCCCACCTTGCCGGTCTCGTCCATGGCGCGCCGGAGCAGCTCGTACGCCTTGCCCGCGGTGCGGTCGGGCACGAGGTAGTAGGGGCTATCGAAGAAGATGGGGTCGATGGCCGCGAGGTCGACGAAGTCCTCGATGTCGATGGACCGCGACGCCTTGGGGTCCAGCGCCTTGAGCTCCTCCGGCTCGATGACGACGTAGCGGTCGGGGCCGATCTCGTAGCCCTTGACGATGTCGTCGTAGCCGACCTCCTCGCCGTCGGCAGCCGCGACCTTGCGGTGGCGGATCCGGGAGGCGTCGCCACGGCGGATCTCGCGGAACGAGACGTTCTTCTTGCTGACGGCGGTGACCAGCTTCACGGGGATGTTGACCAGCCCGAAGCTGATCGCACCGCTCCAGATGGCGCGGGGCATGGCTCGCTCCTCACACGGCCGGGGAAGGTGACCGACCTACATCTTGACGCATCCGGGGCGCCGATGTCGCGTTCAGGACCCCTGCTGGGGGACATCCTCGCGGACGACGTCACGCGGATCCTTGTCGTTGCGCAGGCCCTTGTACGACGGGGCCCGCAACACGCCGTCGCGGGTCCATTGCTTGAACTGCACGTCGATCACGAGGTCGGGCTCGACGAACACCGTCTCGGAGGGAGGCTGGGCGCCGGTGAAGGGCGAGGTGGCGCGCTCGCGCTCCTCCAGCAGCTCACCCAGCCGCCGCACATCGTCAGCGCGGTAGCCGGTACCCACGCGCCCCGCGTAGCGCAGCTCGGATCCCTCGTGGTAGCCCACGGCCAGCGCCCCGAACGAACCCGAGCGTCGGCCGGTCCCGGGCACCCAGCCACCCACGACGAACTCCTGGCGTCTCAGCAGCGGCAGCTTGCGCCAGTCGGGCGACCGCACGCCGGGTCGGTAGCGGCTGCCGAGCCGCTTGGCGACGACGCCCTCGAGGCCCAGCTCCTCCGCCGCGCGCAGCATCGCGTCGAGGTCGTCCCCGTGCGGCGGGGTCTGCCACTGCTCGCTCGCCAGTCCGAGCGCCAGGAGCGCGGCGCGGCGTTGCTCGTAGGGGTCGTCGAGGCGCGACGTTCCGCCCTCCCGGAGCAGGTCGAACAGCATCAGCACGACCGGGCTGCTCGTGACGGCTGCCGCGATCCGTCCGGGATCGTCGAGGTGCATGCGGTGCTGCAGCAGCCCGAAGCTGGGACGCGCGCGCTGGTCGAGTGCGACGATCTCGCCGTCGAGGACCGTGCCATCCGGGACCACCTCGGCCAACCCCGCGAGCTCGGGGTAGCGGTGGGTGATGTCGCCACCGCGCCGTGACGTCAGCATGAGCCCGGAGGGGTCGATCGAGGCGAGAGTCCGGACCCCGTCCCACTTGAACTCGTACGCGTGCTGCGCGCGCACCTCCGCGGGGCGCCCGGTCACGGCGAGCATCGGGGCGAGAAAGGTGGACCTCCCGGGGTGGTCTGTGGCAGCGGGGAGGACGGGTCCGTTGCCGTCCCTGCCTTCGTCAGCGCCGAGCGTGGCACACCGGGCGGTCCGGCGCCCGGGCCCGCCCCTCGCAGATCGGTCCGCGGTGTCCGCCTCCTCGAGCTGATGGACGCCGGGCCGGGCTCCTCGAACTAGTTACTAGTAGGCGGGGAGGTCGCGCTCGAGCCAGCGCTGCATCATCGCGGCAGCCTCGTCGCGCAGCAGCCGGATGACCGGCGGATCGCCGGCGGCGTGGAAGGCTGCGTCGTCGAAGCCGATCTCGGCTGCGTCGTCGCTGGTCGCCGCCACGTACAGCGCGTCCGAGCGCGACCACCGGTACGCCCCGAGGCACATCGGGCAGGGGTCGCAGCTGGCGTACATGACGCATCCGGACAGGTCACGGGTTCCCAGCTCGGCAGCGGCGCGGCGGATCGCCAGGATCTCGGCGTGTGCGGTGGGGTCGCCGCTGCTGAGCACCTCGTTGTGGGCCTGACCGGCGACCTCGCCGCGGTGTGCGACGACCGCACCGAACGGTCCCCCGGCCGCCGCGTCGACCCCGCGCCGCCCGAGCTCGATGGCGCGGCGGAGCAGCGCCTCGTGATCGATCGCGGTCTCCTGTCCTCAGCCTGTCAGTGTGCCGCGGTGGCGTCGGACCCGTGCTCAAGTAGCACAGCGGTAGCACAGCTCGTAGTGCTCAAGTAGCACAGCGGTAGCACAGCTCGTAGAGCGTAAGCTCGGCCAGGACGAGGAGGCCACGTGGCGGACAGATCGCCAGCGGGCGACGACGCGGTCGTCGGTCGTGTCATCGGCACCGAAGACGCGACACCGCTCGAGTTCTGGGTCGCGGTCGGTCCCGATCGGTTCCTGCAACTCGACGACGTCGTCGCGCTCGAGCGGACGCCGCCGGGGCGCGAATCGGTCCGCATCTACGGGGTGGTGAACCAGGTCCGCGCCCGGCACGAGGGTGCCCGTTTCGACAGTGACGTGTTCCTGATCGAGGATGGCGTCCTACCGGCGGAGGTCAGCGAGGCCGCCCAGGTCCTCGCGACACGCTTCGAGCCCGAGGTGTTCGTCCCACCCCTGCCGGGACAGCAGGTCCGTCGCGCCCACGGCGACGAACGCGACGAGGCGCTCTTCTTCGACGGCATGCAGCGCCGGCTCGCCGCGGGCCTGTCGCGCGAGGACGAACCGGTCTACCTCAACCTCGAGTTCCTCGACGGCACGCGTGGGGCGCACGTCAACATCAGCGGCGTCAGCGGCGTCGCGACGAAGACCACCTACGCGACCTTCCTCCTCTACAGCCTGTTCACCTCGGGCGTGCTCGGCGACGAAGCCGTCAACACCAAGGCGCTCATCTTCAACGTCAAGGGCGAGGACCTGCTGTGGCTCGACCACGAGCAGGCCGGCGTCGAGTTCGACGCGCGCCAGCGTGACCGCTACGCCGCGTTGGGCATCGAGCCCGGCGCGTTCCGGTCGGTCGGTTTCTGGGCGCCGCCCCGCCGCGACTCGGCCAGCGGTACGCCCGACACGGGCTCGCGCTCCACGGGGGTGACGTCCTACTTCTGGACGCTCGAGGACTTCTGCAAGGAGAGCCTGCTGCCGTTCCTGTTCGCGGACGCGCAGGACGAGCGACAGCAGTACACGATGGTCATCGACCAGGTGGCCGACCGCCTCCGTCGTGACGCGGTCGCCAGCGGAGACGGGGCGGTGAAGGTCGAGGGCCGCGAGGCCCGCACGTTCGGTGACCTCGTCCGCATCATCGGCGACCTGCTCGACGACGAGGAGACGCGCGGAGACTGGGCGGGGCGGCACATTGCGGCGGGGACGGTCAGCGCGTTCCAGCGGCGGCTGCGGGGCGCGGTCAAGCACGTCGAGCACCTGATCCGCGCGGACGTCACCAACCCCGCCAAGCACCGGGTGAGCCTCGACGCCCAGGTGAACGTGGTCGACATCCACAACCTCAACGACCGCGCCCAGCGGTTCGTCGTCGGGGTGCTGCTGCGGCGCACGTTCGAGGAGAAGGAGCGGTCGGGCTCGCCCAAGCCGCTGCTCTTCGTCGTGCTCGACGAGCTCAACAAGTACGCGCCCCGCGAGGGCCACTCCCCCATCAAGGAGACCCTACTCGACGTCGCCGAGCGCGGTCGCTCGCTGGGCATCATCCTCGTCGGGGCGCAGCAGACCGCCTCCGAGGTGGAGCGGCGCCTCATCGCCAACTCCGCGATCCGGGTGGTCGGGCGGCTCGATTCCGCGGAAGCGGGTCGTGACGAGTACGGCTTCCTGCCGACCGCCCAGCGCCAGCGCGCGACCATCGTCAAGCCCGGCACGATGATCGTGTCTCAGCCCGAACTGCCCGTCCCGCTCGTGCTCGAGTTCCCCTTCCCCGCCTGGGCGACGCGCCCGAGCGAGGCCGGCAAGCAGGTCGGGGCGCCGGCCACCGGCGGCAGCGAGGTCCCCGAGGATCCCTTCGACGGCCTCACCGACGACGACGGCGACCGCCTCCCCTTCTGACCTTGTCTTGGCGACGGCGCATCCGCGCGCAACTTCGTCACCCGGTTCGCTCGGATATCCGAGTGAAGTGGGGGGTGAAGTGGCGATGTGGCCGCACAGGATGGTGAGACCGGCGTTGCGCATACCCCACGTGGACCGCGGTACCGGGTTCGCCGGGCACGTCACAGGGGGCGCGTAGCCTCTGATCATCATGCGCATCCTGCACACCTCCGACTGGCACGTGGGCCGCACGATCCGCGGCCGCAGCCGCGCCGACGAGCACCGCGCGGTCCTGCTCGAGATCGCCGAGATCGCCGGCGCACGCGACGTCGACCTGGTGATCGTCGCCGGCGACGTGTTCGACACCGCCGCCCCCTCCCCCGAGGCAGAGCGCATCGTCTACGGGGCGCTGCTGCACCTGTCGCGAGCCGCCGAGCACGTCGTCGTGATCGCCGGCAACCACGACAACCACCGCCGGCTCCAGGCGGTCGCCCCGCTGCTCGAGCTCACCAACGTCCACACCGCCACCGAGCTGCGCCGCGCCGACGATGGCGGCATCGTCGAGCTGTCGATGGCTTCGGGTGAGGTGGCTTGCGTCGCGCTGCTGCCGTTCCTCAGCCAGCGCGGCATCGTCCGCGCCGACGACCTGATG from Actinomycetota bacterium harbors:
- the ligD gene encoding non-homologous end-joining DNA ligase; its protein translation is MSERQVVEIGGRELSLSNLDKVLYPDAGFTKAHVIDYYARIAPLLLTHLHGRPLTMKRYPDGVDGETFFEKRCPSHAPEWIETITMPGARKGKDVEHCTIDDESGLAWVSNLASLELHTSLARRPDVHTPTSVVFDLDPGEGASIVECAEIALILRDAFARMELEAFPKTSGKKGLQVYLPLNTPTSYEDTRGFALAVAELLERVHPDKVTSNMRKDLRTRKVLIDWSQNHLHKTTVCVYSLRATATPRVSTPVTWDEITAVDEPTALGFEATDVLDRVDALGDLFADVETVEQRLPQLGS
- the yihA gene encoding ribosome biogenesis GTP-binding protein YihA/YsxC, with the translated sequence MTTPLTLRFVTSAPDVASLPPTSAEVCVAGRSNVGKSSLLNALARSKRVAKVSSTPGRTRLLNCFEVEGGGTVVDLPGYGYAAASKQERAAWRRRLEHYLTGREELRGALLLVDGEIGPTRLDLEMLTWLRGAGVPFDVVATKHDKVKPSKRERRKRDLAGACGIAPAEVYWVSAEKGVGLDRLRGRVLELLAPR
- a CDS encoding Ku protein, which gives rise to MPRAIWSGAISFGLVNIPVKLVTAVSKKNVSFREIRRGDASRIRHRKVAAADGEEVGYDDIVKGYEIGPDRYVVIEPEELKALDPKASRSIDIEDFVDLAAIDPIFFDSPYYLVPDRTAGKAYELLRRAMDETGKVGVARFVLRTKQYLAAIRPVDGALAISTMVYADEVIPVEQLELPEDEVEVNEKELAMATQLIESLSTEWEPSKYRDEYRQRVIEMIERKAEGEEIVSVPEVEREAGDVVDLMSALEASLKAAKDEGTAARSSKKKKAG
- the ligD gene encoding non-homologous end-joining DNA ligase gives rise to the protein MLAVTGRPAEVRAQHAYEFKWDGVRTLASIDPSGLMLTSRRGGDITHRYPELAGLAEVVPDGTVLDGEIVALDQRARPSFGLLQHRMHLDDPGRIAAAVTSSPVVLMLFDLLREGGTSRLDDPYEQRRAALLALGLASEQWQTPPHGDDLDAMLRAAEELGLEGVVAKRLGSRYRPGVRSPDWRKLPLLRRQEFVVGGWVPGTGRRSGSFGALAVGYHEGSELRYAGRVGTGYRADDVRRLGELLEERERATSPFTGAQPPSETVFVEPDLVIDVQFKQWTRDGVLRAPSYKGLRNDKDPRDVVREDVPQQGS
- a CDS encoding nucleoside deaminase, with protein sequence MDHEALLRRAIELGRRGVDAAAGGPFGAVVAHRGEVAGQAHNEVLSSGDPTAHAEILAIRRAAAELGTRDLSGCVMYASCDPCPMCLGAYRWSRSDALYVAATSDDAAEIGFDDAAFHAAGDPPVIRLLRDEAAAMMQRWLERDLPAY
- a CDS encoding ATP-binding protein, with product MADRSPAGDDAVVGRVIGTEDATPLEFWVAVGPDRFLQLDDVVALERTPPGRESVRIYGVVNQVRARHEGARFDSDVFLIEDGVLPAEVSEAAQVLATRFEPEVFVPPLPGQQVRRAHGDERDEALFFDGMQRRLAAGLSREDEPVYLNLEFLDGTRGAHVNISGVSGVATKTTYATFLLYSLFTSGVLGDEAVNTKALIFNVKGEDLLWLDHEQAGVEFDARQRDRYAALGIEPGAFRSVGFWAPPRRDSASGTPDTGSRSTGVTSYFWTLEDFCKESLLPFLFADAQDERQQYTMVIDQVADRLRRDAVASGDGAVKVEGREARTFGDLVRIIGDLLDDEETRGDWAGRHIAAGTVSAFQRRLRGAVKHVEHLIRADVTNPAKHRVSLDAQVNVVDIHNLNDRAQRFVVGVLLRRTFEEKERSGSPKPLLFVVLDELNKYAPREGHSPIKETLLDVAERGRSLGIILVGAQQTASEVERRLIANSAIRVVGRLDSAEAGRDEYGFLPTAQRQRATIVKPGTMIVSQPELPVPLVLEFPFPAWATRPSEAGKQVGAPATGGSEVPEDPFDGLTDDDGDRLPF